The Thermoplasmata archaeon genome contains the following window.
GATGGCTCACGTGGGCCGCTCGATGATCGTGGCGAGCCCCATGCCGAATCCGATGCAGAGGACCGCGAGGCCGTAGCGCAGCTCCTGCCGCTCCATCTCGTGGAGCATGGTGGTGATCAGCCGTGCGCCGCTCATCCCGAGCGGGTGGCCCAGGGCGATCGCGCCGCCGTTCACGTTCAGCCTCGCGTCGTCGAACCCGATCTCGTTACGGGTCGCGAGGGGAACGCTCGCGAACGCCTCGTTGACCTCCCAGACGTCGATGTCGTCCGCGGTGAGGTCCGCCGTCGCCAACGCCTTCCGGATCGCGGGGATCGTCCCGTCGAGCATGATCGTCGGGCTCGTGCCCGCCACGCCCGTGGCCACGAACCGCGCCCGGGGTTCGAGCTTAAGCTCCTTGGCCTTCTCCGGGTTTGTCACGAGGAGGGCGCACGCCCCGTCGTTGATCCCGCTCGAATTCGCCGCGGTGATGCGGCCGTCCGGCTTGAACGCGGGCGGCAGGGACTTGATCTTCTCCAGGGTCGTCGTCCGCCGCGGGTGCTCGTCCGTGTCGAACATGCGCTTGTTCCCGTTCTCGTCGACCACGGGCACGGGGACGATTTCCCGCTTGAAGCGCCCCTCGTCGATGGCCCGGATGGCCTTCATGTGGGAGTGGTAGGAGAACTC
Protein-coding sequences here:
- a CDS encoding thiolase family protein; this encodes MPEAVIVGAVRSAIGKRGGSLKDWRPDDLAAFVLREVVDRAGIEPKLVEDVTLGCVTQVADQGGNIGRLAPLIAGFPEAVPGNSVNRMCASGLQAFNYACMEVMTGQNEVVVGGGVESMSRVPLGSDMGELSQKLLEKYDIVIQGISADLVADKYHITREAMDEFSYHSHMKAIRAIDEGRFKREIVPVPVVDENGNKRMFDTDEHPRRTTTLEKIKSLPPAFKPDGRITAANSSGINDGACALLVTNPEKAKELKLEPRARFVATGVAGTSPTIMLDGTIPAIRKALATADLTADDIDVWEVNEAFASVPLATRNEIGFDDARLNVNGGAIALGHPLGMSGARLITTMLHEMERQELRYGLAVLCIGFGMGLATIIERPT